A single window of Meiothermus sp. DNA harbors:
- a CDS encoding tetratricopeptide repeat protein, translating into MRRWFVYLLIALVGFSLAQPGKVFLNGARHEYQRYNNCGPVTLGMALSFWGSRETQYQIAPILKPNKNDKNVNADEMAAFARQRGFGVHLGVAGDLNLLKRLLAGGFPVIIETWFVTPDHGGMGHYRLLVGYNDAQGLFNAFDSYYGPKVTLRYGELDRLWQVFNRTYLVVYARGQQDKLTAILGNRMQEGHEWQLALEQARRETQQNPQNAFAWFNLGSSLLRLGNAPEAARAYDRSRQIAPSRTLDPRRPANAVHNWPWRMLWYQFGPYEAYYQTGRYQEVIALANDVLGRVDDHEESFYWRGLARKALGNLEGARADFQAALRYKPGYRDAALALQAQGSR; encoded by the coding sequence ATGCGTCGTTGGTTCGTGTATTTACTGATAGCTTTAGTAGGTTTCTCACTCGCCCAACCCGGGAAGGTTTTCCTAAATGGCGCCCGTCACGAATACCAGCGCTACAACAACTGCGGCCCCGTTACGCTGGGAATGGCCCTGAGCTTCTGGGGCAGCCGCGAGACCCAGTACCAGATCGCCCCCATCCTCAAACCTAACAAAAATGACAAAAACGTAAACGCCGACGAGATGGCGGCCTTTGCCCGTCAGCGGGGTTTTGGGGTGCACCTGGGGGTGGCAGGCGACCTGAACCTGCTCAAACGCCTGCTTGCGGGGGGCTTTCCGGTGATCATCGAGACCTGGTTCGTGACCCCCGACCACGGCGGCATGGGCCACTACCGCCTGCTGGTGGGCTACAACGACGCCCAGGGCCTCTTCAATGCCTTCGACAGCTACTACGGTCCCAAGGTCACGCTGCGCTATGGCGAGCTGGATAGGCTTTGGCAGGTGTTCAACCGCACCTATCTGGTGGTGTATGCCAGGGGCCAGCAAGACAAACTGACCGCTATTCTGGGCAACCGGATGCAGGAGGGGCACGAGTGGCAACTGGCCCTCGAGCAGGCCCGGCGCGAAACCCAGCAAAATCCCCAGAATGCCTTCGCCTGGTTCAACCTGGGCAGCAGCCTTTTGCGCCTGGGCAACGCCCCGGAAGCGGCCCGGGCCTACGATCGCTCTCGCCAGATTGCCCCCAGCCGGACGCTAGACCCCCGCCGTCCGGCCAATGCCGTGCACAACTGGCCCTGGCGGATGCTCTGGTACCAGTTTGGCCCCTACGAGGCCTACTACCAAACCGGGCGCTACCAGGAAGTCATCGCGCTGGCCAACGATGTGCTGGGCCGGGTAGACGACCACGAGGAGAGCTTCTACTGGCGCGGTCTGGCCCGCAAAGCCCTGGGCAACCTGGAAGGGGCGAGGGCCGATTTTCAGGCGGCGTTGCGCTACAAACCCGGCTACCGGGATGCGGCCCTCGCGCTGCAAGCGCAGGGCTCGAGGTGA
- a CDS encoding acyl-CoA dehydrogenase family protein — MFDFFQVTDLLTPEERDVQKAARKFLEAECLPHIAEWWENAEFPTHLIRKFGEMGFLGPSIPTEYGGLGASAASYGVVSYELERIDSGLRSFCSVQSSLVMYPIWAYGSEEQKREYLPKLATGEYVGCFGLTEADGGSDPDANMKTRARRDGGDYVLNGSKMWITNGNLAHIALIWAKDDEGVVRGFIVPTHTKGFRANKIQHKASLRASVTSELVLEEVRVPESAMLPGVKGLKGPLSCLTQARYGIAWGALGALEAVYTEALEFAKSRTTFGAPIASRQLVQEKLVRMAADHTKGLLLAWRLAQLKDAGKLRPAQVSLGKRDNVRAALNAARAAREILGGSGITLEYHSIRHMLNLETVDTYEGTHDIHTLILGRELTGENALGESPRPKEAVGR; from the coding sequence ATGTTCGACTTTTTCCAAGTGACCGACCTGCTCACCCCCGAGGAGCGCGACGTTCAGAAAGCCGCCCGCAAGTTCCTGGAGGCCGAGTGCCTACCGCACATTGCCGAGTGGTGGGAAAACGCCGAGTTTCCCACCCACCTGATACGCAAATTTGGCGAGATGGGCTTTCTGGGCCCTAGCATCCCCACCGAGTACGGCGGCCTTGGGGCCAGCGCGGCTTCGTATGGGGTGGTGAGCTATGAGTTGGAGCGCATAGACTCCGGCCTGCGCAGCTTTTGCAGCGTGCAGAGCAGCCTGGTGATGTACCCCATCTGGGCTTATGGCTCCGAGGAGCAAAAGCGCGAATACCTGCCCAAGCTGGCCACCGGCGAGTATGTGGGGTGCTTCGGTCTGACCGAGGCCGACGGCGGAAGCGACCCCGATGCCAACATGAAAACTCGCGCCCGACGCGACGGGGGCGACTACGTGCTGAACGGCTCCAAGATGTGGATTACCAACGGCAACCTGGCCCATATTGCGCTGATCTGGGCCAAGGACGACGAGGGCGTGGTGCGGGGTTTTATCGTTCCCACCCATACCAAGGGCTTCCGGGCCAACAAGATTCAGCACAAGGCATCCCTGCGGGCCTCCGTCACTAGTGAGTTGGTGCTCGAGGAGGTGCGGGTGCCGGAGAGTGCCATGCTGCCGGGGGTGAAGGGCCTCAAGGGGCCGCTTTCCTGCCTCACCCAGGCCCGCTATGGCATCGCCTGGGGGGCCTTGGGGGCGCTGGAGGCGGTGTACACCGAGGCCCTCGAGTTCGCCAAAAGCCGCACCACCTTCGGAGCGCCCATCGCCAGCCGACAGCTCGTGCAGGAGAAGCTCGTTCGCATGGCCGCCGACCATACCAAGGGCCTCCTGCTGGCCTGGCGGCTGGCCCAGCTCAAGGATGCCGGCAAACTCAGGCCGGCCCAGGTCTCGCTGGGCAAGCGCGACAATGTGCGGGCTGCTTTGAACGCGGCCCGGGCTGCCCGCGAGATTCTGGGGGGTAGCGGGATTACCCTCGAGTACCACAGCATCCGCCACATGCTGAACCTGGAAACCGTAGACACCTACGAGGGCACCCACGACATTCACACCCTGATTCTGGGCCGCGAGCTCACCGGCGAGAACGCCTTGGGCGAGAGTCCCAGACCCAAAGAGGCGGTAGGACGCTAA
- the greA gene encoding transcription elongation factor GreA, which yields MSDKKPVYLTAEGKARLEQELAYLKTEKVQQIADEMGRAIAEGDLRENAGYDEARRAMWQNNSRIAELEDILSRVQLVESGNGVPTEVQIGVTVELETSTGQRMSITMVGSHEADVFSGKISNESPLGQALMGKKVGDEVQVKSPKGSQTYVVVDLVYA from the coding sequence ATGTCAGACAAAAAGCCGGTATATCTTACCGCTGAAGGCAAGGCGCGGCTCGAGCAGGAGCTTGCCTATTTGAAAACCGAGAAAGTACAGCAAATTGCCGATGAGATGGGCCGTGCGATTGCCGAGGGCGATTTGCGTGAAAATGCGGGTTACGACGAGGCCCGGCGGGCCATGTGGCAAAACAACAGCCGCATTGCCGAGCTCGAGGACATTTTGAGCCGGGTGCAGCTTGTGGAGTCGGGCAATGGCGTCCCCACCGAGGTGCAGATAGGCGTGACCGTCGAGCTCGAGACCTCCACCGGCCAGCGCATGAGCATCACCATGGTAGGAAGCCACGAGGCCGACGTATTCAGTGGCAAAATTTCCAACGAATCGCCCTTAGGCCAGGCTCTAATGGGCAAAAAAGTGGGTGATGAGGTGCAGGTCAAAAGCCCCAAGGGGAGCCAGACGTATGTGGTAGTTGACCTGGTATACGCCTGA
- a CDS encoding arsenate reductase ArsC, producing the protein MRILVLCTHNSARSQMAEGWLRYWAQKQGFPAEIWSAGSEKTFVKPDAIAVMGEVGIDLSAHTSKTLYDLPDPWNFDLVLTVCDAAAEACPAYPARTHKLHVSFPDPSGQGLEEWRRVRDALGRMAAHLIQSLQQGQIPSEKALAEAAGLTQVH; encoded by the coding sequence ATGCGCATTCTGGTACTCTGCACCCACAACTCGGCCCGCAGCCAGATGGCCGAGGGCTGGCTTCGGTACTGGGCTCAAAAACAGGGCTTTCCTGCCGAAATCTGGTCGGCGGGCAGCGAGAAAACTTTTGTTAAGCCCGACGCCATTGCGGTAATGGGGGAAGTGGGTATAGACCTGAGCGCGCACACCTCCAAAACCCTTTACGACCTGCCCGACCCCTGGAACTTCGATCTGGTGCTCACGGTTTGCGACGCAGCGGCCGAGGCTTGCCCGGCTTACCCGGCCAGAACCCACAAGCTGCACGTTTCCTTCCCCGACCCCTCCGGCCAGGGCCTGGAGGAATGGCGCAGGGTGCGGGACGCCCTGGGCCGGATGGCGGCGCATCTGATACAAAGCCTCCAGCAAGGTCAAATTCCTTCCGAAAAAGCCCTGGCCGAGGCCGCAGGGCTTACGCAGGTACATTAG
- a CDS encoding FHA domain-containing protein, producing the protein MIVCKVCGTENPDGTEYCESCGVELTPAAPEPVVTETPAPEPVVSETPGTPLGENPATPPAEPAQPEALPTAPETPTAPPPAPLFRPAKLVFKRFGALTNETIPLQGPRLVVGRFDASTGPVEIDLTGVPGAENISRRHAELFFEGVWKVRDLGSTNGVFIKRAGEEAYSPRLVEPTELKDGDEIAFGNVILVFQEG; encoded by the coding sequence ATGATCGTGTGTAAAGTATGCGGAACCGAGAATCCCGATGGCACCGAGTATTGCGAAAGCTGCGGGGTTGAGCTCACCCCAGCCGCCCCAGAACCCGTAGTAACCGAAACACCAGCCCCCGAGCCGGTGGTCTCCGAGACGCCGGGAACCCCGCTTGGTGAAAACCCGGCCACTCCCCCCGCCGAACCCGCGCAGCCCGAGGCTCTTCCCACCGCGCCCGAGACTCCCACTGCCCCGCCGCCTGCTCCCCTCTTCCGCCCGGCCAAACTGGTCTTCAAGCGCTTTGGCGCCCTCACCAACGAGACCATTCCCCTGCAGGGACCGCGCCTGGTGGTGGGGCGATTCGATGCCTCCACCGGCCCGGTGGAGATCGACCTGACCGGGGTGCCGGGCGCCGAGAACATCTCGCGCCGCCATGCCGAGCTGTTTTTTGAAGGGGTCTGGAAGGTGCGCGACCTGGGCTCCACCAACGGGGTTTTCATCAAGCGGGCCGGGGAGGAGGCCTACTCCCCCCGCCTGGTGGAGCCCACCGAACTCAAGGATGGCGACGAAATTGCCTTTGGCAACGTGATTCTGGTCTTCCAGGAGGGCTAG
- a CDS encoding protein kinase: MERCPYCASPIPPGATTCPACGMGIDVHATHHLPVGTRLKGGRYTLGKVLGQGGFGITYLGADTQENRPVAIKELFPEGSSRRANSRNVVPPTSLIGAGFAETMEKFEDEARVMAQFNHPGIVRVFDIFEENGTAYLVMEFLKGQTLGKRIEKQGKLPPAEVQDIALKLLDALEVVHAAGMLHRDIKPDNVFLHQDGRVVLIDFGSARQFAQGKTLQHTRLVTPGYAPLEQYGTAGKFGPYTDLYALGATLYHALMGVVPPAATDRVQSNQPLRLPRETPDGLEQAVNRALEIRVDKRPQSVAEFRAILLGQRQPAPATRTAPPPAAATGSLSIRVSPPQTAVRLQGPHNFQQVVQGDTDLKGLPLGTYTLYADARGYQPQQVKVQLRAGSVLEARFTLAPVQRPAPAPQPAPAPRPTPQPTPAPQPTPAPMPGPRPSPAPTPSASGLYNLRLNLLTLVAFLALFYVFFEVRPITLQTFLRPLDEQLQRDYNTWVPYPEAFPWLRAGFYSAIVLGVFYTLSFMVTQVGWLLPLLVLGGAGVLYYNNLVSLEQGVLAAVILGAVYLGVLLLERQSISLAVVLGLAAAFRWANPTGETQWPAGLAVAVLILCLGGIVRLTRERGRKEHNP, encoded by the coding sequence ATGGAACGCTGCCCCTACTGTGCTTCTCCTATTCCACCGGGTGCAACCACCTGCCCGGCCTGCGGCATGGGCATAGATGTACACGCCACCCACCACCTGCCGGTAGGTACCCGGCTCAAAGGCGGGCGCTACACCCTGGGCAAGGTGCTGGGGCAGGGCGGTTTTGGGATTACCTACTTAGGAGCCGATACCCAGGAGAACCGCCCCGTGGCCATCAAAGAGCTATTCCCCGAGGGGTCGTCGCGACGCGCCAACTCGCGCAATGTGGTGCCACCTACCAGCCTGATTGGGGCCGGTTTCGCCGAGACCATGGAGAAGTTCGAGGACGAGGCCCGTGTGATGGCCCAGTTCAACCATCCGGGCATCGTGCGGGTCTTTGATATTTTTGAGGAAAACGGCACCGCCTACCTGGTGATGGAGTTTTTGAAAGGCCAGACCCTGGGCAAGCGCATCGAAAAGCAGGGCAAGCTGCCCCCTGCCGAGGTGCAGGACATTGCGCTCAAGCTGCTGGATGCGCTGGAAGTGGTGCATGCTGCGGGTATGCTGCACCGCGATATCAAGCCCGACAACGTGTTTTTGCACCAGGATGGCCGGGTGGTGCTGATTGACTTTGGCTCGGCCCGGCAGTTTGCCCAGGGTAAAACCCTCCAGCACACCCGCTTGGTCACGCCCGGCTATGCGCCTTTGGAGCAATACGGCACCGCCGGCAAATTTGGCCCCTATACCGACCTCTATGCGCTGGGCGCTACGCTTTACCACGCCCTGATGGGCGTAGTGCCCCCCGCTGCGACCGACCGGGTGCAGAGCAACCAGCCCCTAAGGCTACCCCGCGAGACCCCTGATGGCCTCGAGCAAGCCGTCAACCGGGCCCTGGAAATCCGGGTGGACAAGCGCCCCCAAAGCGTGGCCGAGTTTCGGGCGATTTTGCTGGGCCAGCGGCAGCCTGCGCCCGCCACCCGAACTGCTCCGCCTCCGGCAGCGGCTACCGGCAGCCTCTCCATCCGGGTCAGCCCACCCCAGACCGCCGTGCGGCTGCAAGGCCCCCACAACTTTCAGCAGGTCGTGCAGGGCGACACCGACCTAAAGGGACTCCCCCTGGGCACCTATACCCTTTATGCCGATGCCCGAGGATACCAGCCCCAGCAGGTCAAGGTACAGCTTAGAGCTGGGAGTGTGCTCGAGGCCCGTTTCACCCTGGCCCCCGTGCAGCGCCCGGCCCCAGCCCCTCAGCCTGCCCCGGCCCCTCGACCGACACCCCAGCCTACCCCCGCACCCCAACCCACACCGGCGCCCATGCCTGGGCCCCGGCCCAGCCCCGCCCCTACCCCTTCGGCTAGTGGGCTCTACAATCTGAGGCTCAACCTACTCACGCTGGTGGCGTTTCTGGCTTTGTTTTATGTGTTCTTCGAGGTACGTCCTATCACCCTGCAAACCTTCTTGCGGCCCCTCGACGAGCAGCTTCAGCGCGACTACAACACCTGGGTGCCGTACCCCGAGGCCTTCCCCTGGTTGCGGGCGGGGTTTTATAGCGCAATTGTGCTGGGCGTTTTCTACACCCTGAGTTTTATGGTGACCCAGGTGGGCTGGCTTTTGCCGCTGCTGGTGCTGGGTGGGGCGGGTGTCCTGTACTACAACAACCTGGTCTCGCTCGAGCAGGGCGTCCTGGCCGCCGTCATTTTGGGAGCAGTTTACCTGGGGGTGCTGCTCCTGGAACGCCAGAGCATCTCCCTGGCGGTGGTGCTGGGCCTGGCGGCAGCATTTCGCTGGGCCAACCCCACCGGAGAAACGCAGTGGCCTGCCGGCCTGGCTGTGGCCGTGCTAATTCTGTGCTTGGGTGGTATCGTTCGCTTGACCCGTGAACGAGGAAGAAAGGAGCATAACCCATGA
- a CDS encoding VWA domain-containing protein: MLETRLQPHREYLLANMPGQKMFLALKVRPEAQAASARPQLAIAFVVDTSGSMREVVTEPKERTGQSVRVDGKSYEVVRGAKSKMDLVVEALHNLLNSRELKPTDRLALIKFDDHAGVVLPFTDASNKARLIAAVEQLPQFSGGTHMGAGMLEGLKQLQKESGSRRMILLTDGQAFDEPLVEQAALELAEAHIPVTAIGVGDDWNDDLLTAITDRTQGKPFHIVPDTQNPLPPSLKATELPRAILGELENAASEVVTNIGLAVRTVKDVTLDRVTRVYPTQAEVDLKAGPYPLGNAAKDDWTVFILEFTLPARPASRIRLAQMGLTYEVPGQGYRGEVPPLDVVVEFTTDETLAARIDPEVMQWVQQRNIEQLIKQATVEARTDPSKAAKTLELARNLTVKLGNTAMTRALDQAVGELKSSKTISIGTAKTIKIGAKTQVLKQGPEAPGGSDLPSDEEIRKMTGA; encoded by the coding sequence ATGCTCGAGACCCGTTTGCAACCCCACCGCGAATACCTGCTGGCCAACATGCCCGGCCAGAAGATGTTTTTGGCCCTCAAGGTGCGCCCCGAGGCCCAAGCTGCAAGCGCCCGGCCCCAACTGGCTATTGCCTTTGTGGTGGACACCTCCGGCTCGATGCGCGAGGTGGTGACCGAACCTAAAGAGCGCACCGGACAGAGCGTGCGGGTGGATGGCAAGTCATACGAGGTGGTGCGCGGTGCCAAGAGCAAGATGGATCTGGTGGTGGAGGCGCTGCACAACCTGCTGAATAGCCGAGAGCTTAAGCCCACCGACCGTCTGGCGCTCATCAAGTTTGACGACCACGCCGGGGTGGTGCTGCCCTTTACCGATGCCTCAAACAAGGCCCGCTTGATCGCGGCGGTGGAGCAGCTTCCGCAGTTCTCCGGCGGAACCCATATGGGCGCCGGTATGCTCGAGGGCCTGAAACAACTGCAAAAAGAGTCGGGCAGCCGCCGCATGATTCTATTGACCGACGGCCAGGCTTTCGATGAGCCGCTGGTCGAGCAAGCCGCCCTGGAGCTGGCCGAGGCCCACATTCCCGTAACGGCCATTGGCGTGGGCGACGACTGGAACGATGACCTGCTCACCGCCATCACCGACCGCACCCAGGGCAAGCCCTTTCACATTGTGCCCGATACCCAGAACCCGCTGCCCCCCAGCCTCAAGGCCACCGAGCTGCCCCGGGCCATCCTGGGCGAGCTGGAAAACGCCGCCAGCGAGGTGGTCACCAACATCGGCCTGGCGGTCAGAACCGTCAAGGACGTGACCCTGGATCGGGTCACGCGGGTCTATCCCACCCAGGCCGAGGTCGACCTGAAGGCCGGGCCCTATCCCTTGGGCAACGCCGCCAAAGACGACTGGACGGTGTTTATCCTCGAGTTCACCCTGCCGGCCCGCCCGGCTTCGCGCATTCGCCTGGCCCAGATGGGCCTGACCTACGAGGTACCCGGTCAGGGCTACCGGGGCGAGGTGCCCCCCCTGGACGTGGTGGTGGAGTTCACCACCGACGAGACCCTGGCCGCCCGCATCGACCCCGAGGTGATGCAGTGGGTGCAGCAGCGCAACATTGAGCAGCTCATCAAACAGGCCACGGTGGAGGCCCGCACCGACCCCAGCAAGGCCGCCAAAACGCTGGAGCTGGCCCGCAACCTAACCGTCAAGTTGGGCAACACCGCCATGACCCGCGCCCTCGACCAGGCCGTGGGCGAGCTCAAAAGTAGCAAGACCATTAGCATCGGCACTGCCAAGACCATCAAGATCGGAGCCAAGACCCAGGTACTCAAACAAGGGCCCGAGGCCCCGGGCGGGAGCGATTTGCCCTCCGACGAGGAAATTCGCAAGATGACCGGCGCTTGA
- a CDS encoding protein phosphatase 2C domain-containing protein, translating into MPDELPGEEELQEILRAEAEGMTHADMGLPPEEELPPPGLTTSGGKPQDEFLEETVLPSTAENAALEPGSTYTWGSHTFRVESPFWGGWMTAWQGEQKLLVRPQFQDSLLAGLDNHRLLPRLIYTGPEGTAIEAVDGEPVGRKLSLPATLGVVQPLAQLVYFLERKGLALVDLEPQALRQTPLGPRLALPPRLARLGERPPKVWRQGYTPPEVLAEAPVSSKAGVYLLGALWFELLTGTALPVEGPSELLLSSIPLPGVPQALAQMLALPEERATPKQALALLKKLSHPREVAVVLEFGEATSVGLNPSRHYNQDAYAYRLERVQSEFGRTLLLRACVSDGMGGMAAGERASQAAVETFIAGNLPHPLDDPQAQSDWGVRLVWAANQAVLEALAGLDGGCTLSGVILWGARYTVAHVGDTRIYLWRAGQLQQITRDHSLVAALVASQMITREEAMHHPDRNQVLRSLGNLRQPQEGYVETLEATTGQVAGTLEPGEALVLLSDGVWGEVGEAQMAEILSRSASSQAAAEALVQRALEAGAPDNATALIIRRQI; encoded by the coding sequence ATGCCGGACGAGCTTCCCGGCGAAGAGGAACTTCAGGAAATCCTACGGGCCGAGGCCGAAGGCATGACCCATGCCGATATGGGCCTGCCCCCGGAGGAGGAGCTGCCTCCCCCTGGCCTGACAACCTCTGGGGGCAAACCTCAGGACGAGTTTCTGGAGGAGACCGTTTTGCCCTCCACGGCGGAGAATGCTGCCCTGGAACCCGGTTCTACGTACACCTGGGGTTCCCACACTTTTCGGGTAGAGAGCCCTTTCTGGGGCGGTTGGATGACGGCTTGGCAGGGTGAACAAAAGCTGCTGGTCAGGCCCCAGTTCCAGGACAGCCTGCTGGCCGGGCTGGACAACCACCGCCTGCTGCCCCGGCTGATCTATACCGGCCCCGAAGGCACCGCCATCGAGGCGGTGGACGGCGAGCCGGTGGGGCGCAAGCTCTCGCTGCCGGCGACCCTGGGGGTGGTGCAGCCCCTGGCCCAGTTGGTGTACTTCCTGGAGCGCAAGGGCTTGGCTCTGGTAGACCTCGAGCCCCAGGCCTTACGGCAAACCCCGCTGGGCCCGAGGCTGGCCCTCCCGCCCCGACTGGCCCGCCTGGGTGAGCGGCCGCCTAAGGTCTGGCGGCAGGGCTATACCCCCCCAGAGGTGTTGGCCGAAGCGCCGGTGAGCAGCAAGGCCGGGGTCTACCTGCTGGGGGCCTTGTGGTTTGAGCTGCTCACCGGCACAGCGCTGCCGGTGGAGGGCCCCAGCGAGCTGCTGCTCTCGAGCATCCCGCTCCCAGGGGTGCCCCAGGCCCTGGCCCAGATGCTGGCTTTGCCGGAAGAGCGGGCCACCCCCAAGCAGGCCCTGGCCCTGCTCAAAAAACTTTCGCACCCCCGCGAGGTGGCGGTGGTGCTCGAGTTCGGCGAGGCCACCAGCGTGGGCCTGAATCCCAGCCGCCACTACAACCAGGATGCCTACGCCTACCGCCTCGAGCGCGTTCAGTCGGAGTTTGGCCGTACCCTTTTGCTCCGGGCCTGCGTTTCCGACGGCATGGGCGGCATGGCCGCCGGGGAGCGGGCCAGTCAGGCCGCCGTCGAGACCTTCATTGCCGGCAACCTGCCCCACCCCCTCGACGACCCCCAGGCCCAGTCTGACTGGGGGGTGCGGCTGGTGTGGGCCGCCAACCAGGCCGTGCTCGAGGCCCTCGCCGGCCTGGACGGAGGCTGCACCCTGAGCGGGGTGATTCTGTGGGGGGCTCGCTACACCGTGGCCCACGTAGGCGATACCCGTATCTACCTCTGGCGCGCAGGGCAGCTTCAGCAGATCACCCGCGACCACTCGCTGGTCGCAGCGCTGGTAGCCAGCCAGATGATCACCCGCGAGGAGGCCATGCACCACCCCGACCGCAACCAGGTCTTGCGATCGCTGGGCAACCTGCGCCAGCCCCAGGAAGGCTACGTGGAGACCCTGGAAGCCACCACCGGCCAGGTTGCGGGCACGCTGGAGCCGGGCGAGGCACTGGTGCTGCTCTCTGACGGGGTCTGGGGCGAGGTAGGGGAGGCCCAGATGGCCGAGATTTTGAGCCGGTCAGCCAGCTCCCAGGCTGCGGCCGAAGCTCTGGTGCAGCGAGCGCTCGAGGCCGGCGCACCCGACAACGCCACCGCGCTCATCATCCGGCGCCAGATTTGA
- the guaB gene encoding IMP dehydrogenase, which produces MLEAPSKPRARTEKIQQEGLTFDDVLLIPAYSEVLPREVDTRTRLTQKLWLNIPILSAAMDTVTEAEMAIAMAREGGLGVIHKNMSAEEQAAMVRKVKRSEAGMIQDPVTLAPNATLEDAERLMREFKIGGLPVVDFYGKLLGLVTNRDLRFERDMGRLVSEVMTPVERLITAPPGTILEEAEELLRQHKIEKLPLVDHEGRLRGLLTLKDLTKRQKFPFAAKDAQGRLLVGAAVGVSKDLDTRAKALVEAGVDVLVLDSAHGHSRGILEALRSLKQTYGDAVQIIAGNVATAEGARALAEAGADAVKVGIGPGSICTTRVVTGVGVPQITAIMEAVAGLEGLNVPVVADGGIKYSGDVAKALAAGAHTVMLGSMLAGTQEAPGEEVLKDGRRYKLYRGMGSMGAMRQGSADRYFQDSGKASGTVEAKKLVPEGIEGMVPYKGPVGDVLYQVVGGLRASMGYCGAPDLETFRRETRFTRISSAGLIESHPHGVTITKEAPNYSR; this is translated from the coding sequence ATGCTCGAGGCCCCCAGCAAACCCCGTGCCAGAACAGAAAAAATCCAACAAGAAGGCCTGACTTTCGACGATGTGCTCCTGATACCGGCCTACTCGGAGGTGCTACCCCGCGAGGTAGACACCCGCACCCGCCTGACCCAAAAGCTCTGGCTCAACATTCCCATCCTCTCGGCGGCCATGGACACCGTGACCGAGGCCGAGATGGCCATTGCCATGGCCCGCGAGGGCGGCCTGGGGGTGATCCACAAGAACATGAGCGCCGAGGAACAGGCCGCCATGGTGCGCAAGGTCAAGCGCAGCGAGGCCGGTATGATCCAAGACCCCGTCACGCTGGCCCCCAACGCCACCCTGGAAGACGCCGAGCGCCTGATGCGCGAGTTCAAGATTGGCGGCCTGCCGGTGGTGGACTTCTACGGCAAGCTCTTGGGCCTGGTCACCAACCGCGACCTGCGCTTCGAGCGCGATATGGGGCGGCTGGTCTCCGAGGTGATGACCCCGGTGGAGCGCCTCATTACCGCGCCCCCCGGCACTATTCTGGAAGAAGCCGAGGAATTACTGCGCCAGCACAAAATCGAAAAACTACCCCTGGTGGATCACGAGGGGCGGCTTAGGGGCTTGCTCACCCTCAAAGACCTGACCAAGCGCCAGAAGTTTCCCTTTGCCGCCAAGGACGCCCAGGGCCGCCTGCTGGTGGGGGCAGCAGTGGGGGTCTCGAAGGATTTGGATACCCGGGCCAAAGCGTTGGTGGAAGCGGGGGTAGACGTGCTGGTGCTGGACAGCGCCCATGGTCATAGCCGGGGCATTCTGGAGGCGCTGCGAAGCCTTAAGCAAACCTATGGCGACGCCGTGCAGATTATCGCTGGAAATGTGGCCACCGCCGAAGGCGCGCGGGCGCTGGCCGAGGCCGGGGCCGATGCGGTCAAGGTAGGCATTGGGCCGGGCTCCATCTGCACCACCCGGGTGGTAACCGGGGTGGGGGTGCCGCAAATTACCGCCATCATGGAGGCGGTAGCGGGCCTCGAGGGTCTAAACGTGCCGGTGGTAGCCGACGGGGGCATCAAATACTCCGGCGACGTGGCCAAGGCCCTGGCCGCCGGGGCCCACACGGTGATGCTGGGTTCGATGCTGGCCGGCACCCAGGAAGCCCCGGGCGAAGAGGTGCTCAAGGACGGGCGCCGCTACAAGCTTTACCGGGGTATGGGCAGCATGGGGGCCATGCGCCAGGGCTCTGCCGACCGCTACTTCCAGGACTCCGGCAAGGCTTCCGGCACTGTAGAAGCCAAGAAGCTGGTGCCCGAGGGCATCGAGGGCATGGTGCCCTACAAGGGCCCGGTAGGCGATGTGCTCTACCAGGTGGTGGGGGGCCTGCGGGCCTCAATGGGCTACTGTGGGGCGCCCGACCTCGAGACCTTCCGCCGCGAGACCCGCTTTACCCGCATCTCCAGCGCCGGCCTGATCGAGAGCCACCCCCACGGGGTAACCATTACCAAGGAAGCGCCCAACTACTCGAGGTAG